From one Pseudomonas fluorescens genomic stretch:
- a CDS encoding ABC transporter permease subunit, whose product MTTPLPKAVTTPATAVDQSLLYPSPYKEFWQAFSRNKGAVAGLMFMSLIVFCALFAPWVAPHSPSEQYRDFLLTPPVWLEGGNWQFILGTDELGRDLLSRLIQGSRLSLLIGLSSVVISLIPGIFLGLLAGFFPRILGPSIMRLMDVMLALPSLLLAVAIVAILGPGLINTVIAIAIVSLPSYVRLTRAAVMGELNRDYVTAARLAGAGLPRLMFVTVLPNCMAPLIVQATLSFSSAILDAAALGFLGLGVQPPTPEWGTMLASARDYIERAWWVVSLPGLTILLSVLAINLMGDGLRDALDPKLKNAA is encoded by the coding sequence ATGACTACCCCACTTCCGAAAGCTGTTACCACTCCAGCCACCGCCGTCGACCAGAGCCTGCTCTACCCTTCGCCATACAAGGAATTCTGGCAGGCCTTCTCGCGCAACAAAGGCGCGGTCGCCGGGCTGATGTTCATGAGCCTGATCGTGTTCTGCGCGCTGTTCGCGCCCTGGGTCGCACCGCACAGCCCCAGCGAGCAGTACCGTGATTTTCTGCTGACCCCGCCGGTGTGGCTTGAAGGCGGCAACTGGCAGTTCATCCTCGGCACCGACGAACTGGGTCGCGACCTGCTCTCGCGGCTGATCCAGGGCTCACGCCTGTCGCTGCTGATCGGCTTGTCGTCGGTGGTAATCTCGCTGATCCCGGGGATCTTCCTCGGTCTGCTGGCCGGGTTCTTCCCGCGCATCCTCGGACCGTCGATCATGCGCCTGATGGACGTAATGCTGGCCCTGCCCTCGCTACTGCTGGCCGTGGCGATTGTCGCCATCCTCGGCCCTGGCCTGATCAATACGGTGATCGCCATCGCCATCGTCTCGCTGCCGTCCTATGTGCGCCTGACCCGCGCCGCAGTCATGGGTGAACTGAACCGCGACTACGTCACCGCTGCGCGCCTGGCCGGTGCCGGCCTGCCACGGCTGATGTTCGTCACCGTGCTGCCCAACTGCATGGCGCCACTGATCGTCCAGGCCACCTTGAGCTTCTCTTCGGCGATCCTCGACGCTGCCGCCCTGGGCTTCCTTGGCCTCGGCGTACAGCCGCCAACCCCCGAGTGGGGCACCATGCTGGCCTCGGCCCGCGACTACATCGAACGCGCCTGGTGGGTAGTGAGCCTGCCTGGCCTGACCATTTTGCTCAGCGTGCTGGCAATCAACCTGATGGGTGACGGACTGCGCGATGCGCTGGACCCCAAACTCAAGAATGCCGCCTGA
- a CDS encoding ABC transporter ATP-binding protein, translating into MSLLQINNLNVRFGDANAVPVVDGLDLSVDEGEVLAIVGESGSGKSVTMMALMGLIDAPGRITADALTFDGTNMLKLSGRQRRKVVGKDMAMVFQDPMTALNPSYTVGFQIEEVLRQHLGLRGKAARQRALELLKKVEIPGAESRLDAYPHQLSGGMSQRVAIAMAIAGEPKLLIADEPTTALDVTIQAQIMELLLNLQKEQNMALILITHDLAVVAETAKRVCVMYAGQAVEVGQVPELFDVPAHPYSEALLAAIPEHSEGAERLATLPGIVPGRYDRPEGCLLSPRCPYVQESCRRQRPTLDPQAHSQVRCFYPLNQEVA; encoded by the coding sequence ATGTCACTTCTGCAAATCAACAATCTGAATGTGCGCTTTGGCGACGCCAACGCGGTACCGGTGGTCGACGGCCTGGACCTCTCGGTCGATGAAGGTGAAGTCCTGGCCATCGTCGGCGAGTCGGGCTCGGGCAAATCGGTGACCATGATGGCGCTGATGGGCCTGATCGACGCCCCGGGGCGGATCACCGCCGATGCCCTGACCTTCGACGGCACCAACATGCTCAAGCTCAGCGGCCGGCAACGGCGCAAGGTGGTGGGCAAGGATATGGCCATGGTCTTCCAGGACCCAATGACCGCCCTCAACCCCAGCTACACCGTGGGCTTCCAGATCGAGGAAGTGCTGCGCCAGCACCTGGGTCTGCGCGGCAAGGCTGCCCGCCAGCGTGCCCTGGAACTGCTCAAGAAGGTAGAAATCCCCGGCGCCGAAAGCCGCCTGGATGCCTACCCGCATCAGCTTTCCGGTGGCATGAGCCAGCGGGTGGCGATCGCCATGGCCATTGCCGGCGAACCCAAGCTGCTGATCGCCGACGAACCGACCACCGCCCTCGATGTGACCATCCAGGCGCAGATCATGGAGCTGCTGCTCAACCTGCAAAAAGAGCAGAACATGGCCCTGATCCTGATCACCCACGACCTCGCCGTGGTCGCCGAAACCGCCAAGCGCGTGTGCGTGATGTACGCAGGCCAAGCCGTGGAAGTCGGCCAGGTACCGGAACTGTTCGACGTGCCGGCACACCCCTACAGCGAAGCGCTGCTGGCGGCGATCCCCGAACACAGTGAAGGTGCCGAGCGCCTGGCGACCCTGCCGGGTATCGTCCCCGGCCGCTACGACCGCCCTGAAGGCTGCCTGCTATCGCCACGCTGTCCGTATGTGCAGGAAAGCTGCCGCCGGCAGCGACCAACCCTCGATCCTCAGGCCCATAGCCAGGTGCGTTGTTTCTACCCGCTGAACCAGGAGGTGGCGTAA
- a CDS encoding peptide ABC transporter ATP-binding protein has translation MTVVLTARELTRHYEVSRGLFKGHALVRALNGVSFELEAGKTLAVVGESGCGKSTLARALTLIEEPSSGSLKIAGQEVAGANKAERKQLRKDVQMVFQSPYASLNPRQKIGDQLGEPLLINTNLSKAERRAKVQAMMQQVGLRPEHYQRYPHMFSGGQRQRIALARAMMLQPKVLVADEPTSALDVSIQAQVLNLFMDLQKEFNTAYVFISHNLAVVRHVADQVLVMYLGRPAEMGPKEDIYSKPLHPYTQALLSATPTIHPDPLKPKIKISGELPNPLNPPPGCAFHKRCPYATERCACEEPAFRQVGTRQVACHYAEQFL, from the coding sequence ATGACCGTCGTCCTTACCGCCCGTGAACTGACCCGTCACTACGAAGTTTCCCGTGGCCTGTTCAAAGGCCATGCCCTGGTGCGCGCACTCAACGGTGTGTCCTTTGAACTGGAAGCCGGCAAGACCCTGGCCGTGGTTGGCGAGTCCGGCTGTGGCAAGTCGACCCTGGCCCGCGCCCTGACCCTGATCGAAGAGCCCTCGTCCGGCTCGCTGAAAATTGCCGGCCAGGAAGTTGCCGGGGCCAACAAGGCCGAGCGCAAGCAACTGCGCAAGGACGTGCAGATGGTGTTCCAGAGCCCCTACGCCTCGCTCAATCCGCGGCAGAAGATCGGCGACCAGTTGGGCGAACCGCTACTGATCAACACCAACCTGTCCAAGGCCGAACGCCGCGCGAAGGTCCAGGCGATGATGCAGCAGGTCGGCCTGCGCCCCGAGCATTACCAGCGCTACCCGCACATGTTCTCCGGTGGTCAGCGCCAGCGTATCGCCCTGGCCCGGGCAATGATGCTGCAACCGAAAGTGCTGGTGGCCGATGAGCCGACTTCGGCCCTCGACGTATCGATCCAGGCCCAGGTGCTGAACCTGTTCATGGACCTGCAGAAGGAGTTCAACACCGCCTACGTGTTCATCTCCCACAACCTGGCGGTGGTGCGCCACGTGGCGGACCAGGTGCTGGTGATGTACCTGGGGCGGCCAGCGGAAATGGGGCCCAAGGAGGATATCTACAGCAAGCCGTTGCACCCATATACCCAGGCCTTGCTGTCGGCCACACCAACCATTCATCCGGACCCGCTCAAGCCGAAGATCAAGATTTCCGGCGAGTTGCCCAACCCGCTGAACCCGCCGCCTGGCTGCGCTTTCCACAAGCGTTGCCCGTATGCCACTGAACGTTGCGCTTGCGAGGAACCGGCGTTCAGGCAGGTGGGGACGCGGCAGGTAGCGTGCCATTACGCCGAGCAGTTCCTTTAA
- a CDS encoding AraC family transcriptional regulator, whose product MTPDPIPDGPEQTPETAATVLRYHLCWKHRDLDGVMALYHPDIQYNDYFQNRVLHLDELREYVRVSMPREADEDIVHSDRIRVDGCTAFIQYQVTLRGGEGLVAFQASEAITVRDGLIWRVNEYASLVRAPSQDTGHNDLRPAVSRLGLSPRQLSFMAQDLEQYFQRQQPYLDPELDLQRVARESGYSRNQISYLLNQVLGQSFYRYVNQARLQHLLTSLGATSTVARIDELAFAAGFNSLSAFYKCFRQHTGLSPKAYVKQNSLRART is encoded by the coding sequence ATGACCCCAGACCCAATCCCCGACGGCCCGGAACAAACCCCGGAAACCGCCGCCACCGTCCTGCGCTATCACCTGTGCTGGAAGCATCGCGACCTCGACGGGGTCATGGCCTTGTATCACCCCGATATCCAGTACAACGACTACTTCCAGAACCGTGTCCTGCACCTCGATGAGCTGCGCGAATACGTGCGCGTGAGCATGCCCCGCGAAGCCGATGAAGATATCGTCCACAGCGATCGCATCCGGGTCGACGGCTGCACCGCCTTCATTCAGTACCAGGTCACCCTGCGCGGTGGCGAGGGCCTGGTGGCGTTTCAGGCCAGCGAAGCGATTACCGTGCGCGACGGGCTGATCTGGCGGGTCAACGAGTACGCCTCGCTGGTCCGTGCCCCCAGCCAGGACACCGGCCACAACGACCTGCGCCCGGCCGTCAGCCGCCTGGGCCTGTCACCGCGCCAGCTGAGCTTCATGGCCCAGGACCTGGAGCAGTACTTCCAGCGCCAGCAACCCTACCTCGACCCGGAGCTGGACCTGCAACGGGTAGCCCGCGAAAGCGGCTACAGTCGCAACCAGATCTCCTACCTGCTCAACCAGGTGCTCGGCCAGAGCTTCTACCGCTACGTCAACCAGGCGCGCCTGCAGCACTTGCTGACCAGCCTGGGGGCCACCTCCACGGTTGCGCGCATCGACGAGCTGGCCTTTGCCGCCGGCTTCAACTCGCTGTCGGCGTTCTACAAGTGTTTTCGCCAGCACACCGGCCTGTCGCCCAAGGCCTATGTGAAACAGAATTCTCTGCGTGCACGCACGTAA
- a CDS encoding NAD(P)/FAD-dependent oxidoreductase, protein MLAWRSISLWMDQLDEPLSARPALQQDLDVDVCIIGAGYTGLWTAYYLKRLAPTLNIAIVEAQIAGFGASGRNGGWLMGNLLGEDRLLAGCTPEQRRAAYDLLHGIPDEVAQVLEREGIDCDYRKSGVLYCAARYPEQETSLRAYLNKLYKQGLNEADYRWLSPNELESQLRINRPYGAIFNPNVATIQPAKLVRGLARAVEAMGVNLYENSPVTAWRSGEVRTLQARVKCQWLVPAVEGYSVNLPPLGRYQMPVQSLLVATEPLSDDTWAQIGLSHGQAFSENSRQVTYGQRSADNRLVFGARGGYRFGGRLRENFDLTNSEIELRRYLFGELFPQLKNVNITHAWGGNLGMARRFAPHMFCDRKQGIALAGGYGGEGVGASNLGGRTLAELILERRGVLTEQPWASHDRALHSLPGWEPEPCRWLGYNAIIKSFVHEDQTLANPASAPWRRRLASGVADFMEGFMR, encoded by the coding sequence ATGCTGGCATGGCGCAGTATCAGCCTGTGGATGGACCAACTCGATGAGCCGTTGAGCGCACGCCCCGCGCTGCAACAGGACCTGGACGTCGACGTCTGTATCATCGGCGCCGGCTACACCGGGCTGTGGACCGCCTACTACCTCAAGCGCCTGGCGCCAACGCTGAACATCGCCATCGTCGAAGCGCAGATAGCCGGCTTTGGCGCCTCCGGGCGCAATGGCGGCTGGCTGATGGGCAACCTGCTGGGCGAAGACCGCCTGCTCGCCGGCTGCACGCCCGAACAGCGGCGCGCCGCCTACGACCTGCTGCACGGCATCCCCGATGAAGTTGCCCAGGTGCTCGAACGCGAAGGCATCGATTGCGACTACCGCAAAAGCGGCGTGCTGTATTGCGCAGCGCGCTACCCCGAACAGGAAACCAGCCTGCGCGCGTACCTGAACAAACTCTACAAACAGGGCCTGAACGAAGCCGACTATCGCTGGCTGAGCCCCAATGAGCTGGAATCCCAGCTGCGTATCAACCGCCCCTATGGCGCAATTTTCAATCCCAATGTCGCCACCATCCAACCGGCCAAACTGGTGCGCGGCCTGGCCCGTGCGGTCGAGGCCATGGGCGTCAACCTTTACGAGAACAGCCCGGTCACCGCGTGGCGTAGCGGTGAAGTTCGCACGCTACAGGCACGGGTCAAATGCCAGTGGCTGGTACCAGCGGTCGAGGGTTATTCGGTCAACCTGCCGCCGCTGGGCCGCTACCAAATGCCGGTGCAAAGCCTGTTGGTGGCCACCGAACCGCTGTCTGACGACACCTGGGCGCAGATTGGCCTGAGCCATGGCCAGGCATTCAGCGAGAACAGTCGCCAGGTGACTTACGGCCAGCGCAGCGCTGACAACCGCCTGGTGTTTGGCGCGCGCGGAGGGTACCGATTCGGCGGACGCCTGCGCGAGAACTTCGACCTCACCAACAGCGAAATCGAGCTGCGCCGCTACTTGTTCGGCGAACTCTTCCCGCAACTGAAGAACGTCAACATCACCCACGCCTGGGGCGGCAACCTGGGCATGGCCCGGCGCTTTGCGCCGCACATGTTCTGCGACCGCAAACAGGGCATCGCCCTGGCCGGCGGCTACGGCGGCGAAGGCGTTGGCGCCAGCAACCTGGGCGGGAGGACCCTGGCCGAACTGATCCTTGAGCGGCGCGGCGTACTCACCGAACAACCCTGGGCCAGTCACGACCGGGCCCTGCACAGTCTGCCCGGCTGGGAGCCGGAACCCTGCCGCTGGCTGGGCTACAACGCGATCATCAAGAGTTTCGTCCATGAAGACCAGACCCTCGCCAACCCGGCCAGCGCCCCCTGGCGCCGACGCCTGGCCAGCGGCGTAGCGGACTTCATGGAAGGTTTCATGCGCTGA
- a CDS encoding cupin domain-containing protein codes for MSITQFKNTDSVTLAESNPVAVPLGEPVSIASVTSVERSDGVETGIWECTPGRWRRQIVQQEFCHFIKGRCTFTPDGGEPLTIEAGDAIMLPANSTGIWDIQETVRKTYVLIF; via the coding sequence ATGAGCATTACCCAGTTCAAGAACACCGACAGCGTCACCCTGGCCGAATCCAACCCAGTGGCCGTACCGCTCGGCGAGCCGGTCTCGATCGCCTCGGTAACCAGCGTCGAGCGCAGCGATGGCGTTGAAACCGGCATCTGGGAATGCACCCCGGGGCGCTGGCGCCGGCAGATCGTCCAGCAGGAGTTCTGCCACTTCATCAAGGGCCGCTGCACCTTCACTCCCGATGGCGGCGAACCGCTGACCATCGAAGCCGGCGACGCCATCATGCTGCCGGCCAACAGCACCGGCATCTGGGATATCCAGGAGACCGTGCGCAAGACCTATGTGCTGATTTTCTGA
- a CDS encoding polyamine ABC transporter substrate-binding protein: MRPLLFAPLLLAASIAQAADSVKIYNWSSYIAPDTLKNFQQASGIVPTYDVFDSNETLDGKLMTGNSGYDVVFPSNHFMARQIQGKALKQLDKRQLPNWKNLNPVLLKALEVNDPGNQYGFPYLWGSTGIGYNIDKVKAVLGDNAPVDSWDLIFKPEYISKLKSCGVAVLDNGPELLPIALNYLGLPHHSQKPEDYDRAKELLMKVRPYISYFHSSKYTGDLANGDICVVVGFSGDVLQARNRAEEANNGVKVGYSIPKEGAPMWFDMVAMPADAPNEKAGYAYMNYLLQPEVMANISNHVQYANGNLKADTLVDPALKANTMIYPSDEMLGNLYALEAMPAKIDRIRTRIWTSIKAGN; this comes from the coding sequence ATGCGCCCATTGCTCTTCGCACCCTTGTTGCTCGCCGCCTCCATCGCCCAGGCGGCCGATTCGGTGAAAATCTACAACTGGTCCAGCTATATCGCCCCCGACACCCTGAAGAACTTCCAACAGGCCAGCGGTATCGTGCCGACCTACGACGTGTTCGACAGTAACGAAACCCTCGACGGCAAGCTGATGACCGGCAACTCCGGCTATGACGTGGTGTTCCCGTCCAACCACTTCATGGCCCGGCAGATCCAGGGCAAGGCGCTCAAGCAACTGGACAAGCGCCAGTTGCCCAACTGGAAGAACCTCAACCCGGTGCTGCTCAAGGCTCTGGAGGTCAACGACCCGGGCAACCAATACGGCTTCCCCTACCTGTGGGGCAGCACCGGGATCGGCTACAACATCGACAAGGTCAAGGCGGTACTGGGCGACAACGCGCCGGTGGACTCCTGGGACCTGATCTTCAAGCCCGAGTACATCAGCAAGCTGAAAAGCTGCGGCGTGGCGGTGCTCGACAACGGCCCGGAACTGTTGCCAATTGCCCTCAACTACCTGGGCCTGCCGCACCACAGCCAAAAGCCCGAGGATTACGACAGGGCCAAGGAACTGCTGATGAAGGTGCGCCCGTACATCAGCTACTTCCATTCCTCCAAGTACACCGGTGACCTGGCCAATGGCGATATCTGTGTGGTGGTGGGCTTTTCCGGCGACGTGCTGCAGGCCAGGAACCGCGCCGAAGAAGCCAACAACGGCGTGAAGGTGGGTTACTCGATTCCCAAGGAAGGTGCGCCGATGTGGTTCGACATGGTCGCCATGCCAGCTGATGCGCCGAACGAAAAAGCCGGCTACGCCTACATGAACTACCTGCTGCAGCCTGAGGTGATGGCCAACATCAGCAACCATGTGCAGTACGCCAACGGCAACCTCAAGGCCGACACCCTGGTCGACCCGGCGCTCAAGGCCAACACCATGATCTACCCGAGTGACGAGATGCTCGGCAATCTGTATGCGCTGGAGGCGATGCCGGCCAAGATCGACCGCATTCGCACGCGGATCTGGACCAGTATCAAAGCGGGGAACTAG
- a CDS encoding peptide chain release factor 3: MTNQAAEVAKRRTFAIISHPDAGKTTITEKLLLMGKAIAVAGTVKSRKSDRHATSDWMEMEKQRGISITTSVMQFPYREHMINLLDTPGHEDFSEDTYRTLTAVDSALMVLDGGKGVEPRTIALMDVCRLRDTPIVSFINKLDRDIRDPIELLDEIEAVLKIKAAPITWPIGCYRDFKGVYHLAGDYIIVYTPGHGHERTEVKIIEKLDSDEARAHLGDEYERFLEQLELVQGACHEFDQGEFMRGELTPVFFGTALGNFGVDHVLDAVVDWAPRPLPREANERAVEPTEEKFSGFVFKIQANMDPKHRDRIAFMRICSGRYEKGMKMRHVRTGKDLRIGDALTFFSSEREQLEEAWAGDIIGLHNHGTIQIGDTFTEGEALGFTGIPHFAPELFRRVRLKDPLKSKQLRQGLQQLAEEGATQVFFPERSNDIILGAVGVLQFDVVASRLKEEYKVECAYEPITVWSARWISCDDKKKLEEFKNKAVENLAIDGGGHLTYLAPTRVNLALMEERWPDVKFRATREHH, from the coding sequence ATGACCAACCAGGCCGCCGAAGTCGCGAAACGCCGCACCTTCGCCATTATTTCCCACCCCGATGCGGGTAAGACCACCATCACCGAGAAGCTGTTGCTGATGGGCAAGGCGATTGCCGTTGCCGGTACGGTGAAATCGCGAAAGTCCGACCGCCATGCCACCTCCGACTGGATGGAAATGGAGAAGCAGCGTGGTATCTCCATCACGACCTCGGTGATGCAGTTCCCCTATCGCGAGCACATGATCAACCTGCTCGACACCCCGGGCCACGAAGACTTCTCGGAAGATACCTACCGTACCCTCACCGCCGTCGACTCGGCGCTGATGGTGCTCGACGGCGGTAAGGGCGTCGAGCCACGGACCATCGCCCTGATGGACGTCTGCCGCCTGCGTGATACGCCGATCGTCAGCTTCATCAACAAACTCGACCGTGACATCCGCGACCCGATCGAACTGCTCGACGAAATCGAAGCGGTACTGAAGATCAAGGCCGCGCCGATCACCTGGCCGATCGGTTGCTACCGCGATTTCAAGGGCGTGTACCACCTGGCGGGCGACTACATCATCGTCTACACCCCAGGCCACGGCCACGAGCGCACCGAGGTGAAGATCATCGAGAAGCTCGACTCCGATGAAGCCCGCGCCCACCTGGGTGACGAGTACGAGCGCTTCCTCGAGCAGTTGGAGCTGGTGCAGGGTGCCTGCCACGAGTTCGACCAGGGCGAGTTCATGCGCGGCGAGCTGACCCCGGTGTTCTTCGGTACCGCACTGGGCAACTTCGGTGTCGACCATGTGCTCGATGCCGTTGTCGACTGGGCGCCACGCCCGCTGCCGCGCGAGGCCAACGAGCGCGCCGTCGAGCCGACCGAAGAGAAGTTCAGCGGTTTCGTGTTCAAGATCCAGGCGAACATGGACCCCAAGCACCGCGACCGTATCGCCTTCATGCGTATCTGCTCCGGCCGATACGAGAAGGGCATGAAAATGCGCCACGTGCGTACCGGCAAGGACCTGCGTATCGGTGACGCGCTGACGTTCTTCTCCTCCGAACGCGAGCAACTGGAAGAGGCCTGGGCCGGCGACATCATCGGCTTGCACAACCACGGCACCATCCAGATCGGCGATACCTTCACCGAAGGTGAGGCCCTGGGCTTCACCGGTATTCCGCACTTCGCCCCGGAGCTGTTCCGCCGCGTTCGCCTGAAAGACCCGCTCAAGTCCAAGCAACTGCGCCAGGGCCTGCAGCAGCTGGCCGAAGAGGGCGCGACCCAGGTGTTCTTCCCCGAGCGCAGCAACGACATCATCCTCGGCGCCGTCGGTGTGCTGCAGTTCGATGTGGTCGCCAGCCGCCTGAAGGAAGAGTACAAGGTCGAATGCGCCTACGAGCCGATCACCGTCTGGTCGGCCCGCTGGATCAGCTGCGACGACAAGAAGAAGCTCGAGGAATTCAAGAACAAGGCGGTGGAAAACCTGGCCATCGACGGCGGTGGTCACCTGACCTACCTGGCCCCGACCCGGGTCAACCTGGCATTGATGGAAGAGCGCTGGCCGGATGTGAAATTCCGCGCTACCCGCGAGCATCACTGA
- a CDS encoding ABC transporter permease has product MAKSYGKGLMGCAFVLVILALLIHWIGIDTIAHYRADLWFYLQAHLMLVLLSMVAALAVGIPAGIALSRPHRVDRAERFMQFFNIGNTIPPLAVLTIALSFLGIGAGPAIFALFLASLLPIVRNTYEGLKNVPASLKEAATGIGMTPRQTLWRVELPNAVPIIIGGVRVALAINVGTAPLSFLIGANSLGSLIFPGIALNNQPQLLLGAACTALLALLLDALVAQSSRRWLERGLAH; this is encoded by the coding sequence GTGGCTAAAAGCTATGGCAAGGGGCTGATGGGATGTGCCTTCGTGCTCGTCATCCTGGCCCTGCTGATCCACTGGATCGGCATCGATACGATCGCGCACTACCGCGCCGATCTGTGGTTCTACCTGCAAGCGCACCTGATGCTGGTGTTGCTGTCGATGGTGGCGGCGTTAGCCGTGGGCATACCCGCTGGGATTGCCTTGAGTCGACCGCATCGGGTCGACCGCGCCGAACGTTTCATGCAGTTTTTCAACATTGGCAACACCATCCCCCCTCTGGCCGTTCTGACCATTGCCCTGAGTTTCCTGGGCATTGGCGCCGGTCCCGCGATCTTCGCGCTGTTCCTCGCCTCCCTCCTGCCGATCGTACGCAACACCTACGAAGGCCTTAAAAACGTTCCCGCCTCGCTCAAGGAAGCCGCTACCGGCATCGGCATGACCCCGCGCCAGACACTCTGGCGGGTCGAGCTGCCCAACGCCGTGCCGATTATCATCGGCGGTGTGCGGGTGGCCCTGGCGATCAACGTCGGTACCGCACCACTGTCGTTCCTGATCGGCGCCAACAGTCTGGGCAGCCTGATTTTCCCCGGCATCGCCCTGAACAATCAGCCGCAACTGCTGCTCGGCGCTGCCTGCACCGCCCTGCTCGCCCTGCTGCTCGACGCCCTGGTGGCGCAGTCCAGCCGCCGTTGGCTTGAACGCGGCCTGGCTCACTAA
- a CDS encoding glycine betaine ABC transporter substrate-binding protein, translating into MKRIALLLGAALLFAGFAQAASKPVIRLGARVFTEQTVLAEITAQYLNQHGFDVRITGGLGSNLARSAHETGQLDMVWEYTGVSLVSYNHIDERMPSAAATYARVKELDARKDLIWLTPSKFSNTYALALPRKVADQYPQVNSISELNQVLRDEKDRTHVVALDTEFANRPDGLVGLTETYDLQLTRRDIRQMDAGLVYTALRNGQVFSGLVYTTDGRLSAFDLKLLEDDKHYFPDYTAAPVVRKAVLDANPQLASLLKPLAEQLDDETMRQLNAKVDVEHQSPGKVAAEYLRQHPPAQEQP; encoded by the coding sequence ATGAAAAGAATCGCCTTGTTGCTGGGCGCGGCCCTGCTGTTCGCAGGATTTGCCCAGGCCGCGAGCAAACCTGTGATCCGCCTTGGCGCGCGGGTCTTTACCGAACAAACGGTGCTGGCGGAAATCACCGCTCAGTACCTCAACCAGCATGGTTTTGACGTGCGCATCACCGGCGGCCTGGGCAGTAACCTGGCCCGCAGCGCCCACGAAACCGGCCAGCTGGACATGGTCTGGGAATACACCGGCGTCTCGCTGGTGTCCTACAACCATATCGACGAGCGCATGCCCAGCGCCGCCGCGACCTACGCCAGGGTCAAGGAACTGGATGCCAGGAAAGACCTGATCTGGCTGACGCCGTCGAAGTTCAGCAACACCTACGCCCTGGCCCTGCCGCGCAAGGTCGCCGATCAGTACCCGCAGGTGAACAGCATCAGCGAACTGAACCAGGTGCTGCGCGATGAAAAGGACCGCACCCACGTGGTGGCCCTGGACACCGAGTTCGCCAACCGTCCCGATGGCCTGGTGGGCCTGACCGAAACCTACGACCTGCAACTGACCCGCCGCGACATCCGCCAGATGGACGCTGGCCTGGTCTACACCGCGCTGCGCAACGGCCAGGTGTTCAGTGGCCTGGTGTACACCACCGACGGGCGCCTGAGCGCGTTCGACCTCAAGCTGCTGGAAGACGACAAGCACTACTTCCCCGACTACACCGCCGCCCCGGTGGTGCGCAAGGCCGTGCTCGACGCCAACCCACAACTGGCCAGCCTGCTCAAACCGCTGGCCGAGCAACTCGACGACGAGACCATGCGTCAGCTCAACGCCAAGGTCGATGTCGAACACCAGAGCCCGGGCAAAGTCGCCGCCGAGTACCTGCGCCAGCATCCACCTGCACAGGAGCAGCCATAA
- a CDS encoding ABC transporter permease: MLDTFTHLDWAQVLHLTWQHITLVGIAVSLAILFGVPLGILMTRFPALAGPLQASATVLLTIPSIALFGLLLPFYSKFGQGLGPLPAITAVFLYSLLPILRNTYLALTNVEPGIREAARGIGMTFGQRLRMVELPIAVPVILAGVRTAVVMNIGVMTIAATIGAGGLGVLILTSISRSDMSMLLVGAVLVSLLAIFADLLLQALQRSLTPKGLRP, translated from the coding sequence ATGCTCGATACCTTTACCCACCTCGACTGGGCCCAGGTACTGCACCTGACCTGGCAGCACATCACCCTGGTCGGCATCGCCGTCAGCCTGGCAATTCTGTTCGGCGTGCCGCTGGGCATCCTCATGACCCGCTTCCCGGCCCTCGCAGGCCCCTTGCAGGCCAGCGCCACGGTGCTGCTGACCATTCCCTCGATCGCCCTGTTCGGCCTGTTGCTGCCGTTCTATTCCAAGTTCGGCCAGGGCCTGGGGCCGCTGCCGGCGATCACCGCGGTATTCCTCTATTCGCTGTTGCCGATCCTGCGCAACACCTACCTGGCCCTGACCAACGTCGAGCCGGGCATCCGTGAAGCTGCCCGCGGCATCGGCATGACCTTCGGCCAGCGCCTGCGCATGGTCGAGCTGCCTATCGCCGTGCCGGTGATCCTCGCTGGCGTGCGTACCGCCGTGGTCATGAACATCGGCGTCATGACCATCGCCGCGACCATCGGCGCCGGTGGCCTGGGCGTGCTCATCCTCACCTCCATCAGCCGCAGCGACATGTCGATGCTGCTGGTCGGTGCCGTGCTGGTGAGCCTGCTGGCCATCTTCGCCGACCTGCTGCTGCAAGCCCTGCAACGCTCCCTGACTCCAAAAGGACTGCGCCCATGA